CGCCGAGCAATTGACCGTGTTGCAGGCAATGGCCCGTGTCGAGCTGGAGTCGGAAGATAGCCAAGAATTGCTTGCGCGGATTCTCGGAAAGCCTTCGATTCAAAACCGCGACAAAGGCGACGATGGCGCCCCGAAAATCAGCAAACCCGAGCAAGAGATTCTGCGTCTATACGCTGGCGATGCACGGGGCGCCGATATGGCGGGACAAACCGCTTACGGCCTGTTGAACGCTGTCACGGAGTACACGGACCATCATTATGGCCGCAGTGCCGATGCACGAATCAATTCGATGTTGATGGGACCGAATGCCCAGCTCAAAGACAAGGCGTTCTCCGTCCTCGCCGAGCATACGCGCGAATGCACGGGTTCTGATTTGCTCCGCTCGCTGCTGGCCAAGTAACTTTTCAAGGAATGGCCCGCCATCGTGCGGGCCGACAATCCACATTCAATTGATAGGTGCACTCATGAGTGAATTTAAAACCCTGCTGGCCCGCCCCGTGAAACTCGGCGATCACAAAACCAAGTTTGCCAAGGATGGCGTCGACGTCCTTCTGGCCC
The DNA window shown above is from Chromatiales bacterium and carries:
- a CDS encoding DUF932 domain-containing protein, with product AEQLTVLQAMARVELESEDSQELLARILGKPSIQNRDKGDDGAPKISKPEQEILRLYAGDARGADMAGQTAYGLLNAVTEYTDHHYGRSADARINSMLMGPNAQLKDKAFSVLAEHTRECTGSDLLRSLLAK